The Synergistaceae bacterium genome contains the following window.
CGGAGCGATCAAGATTACTGGCTTATCAACTGAACCCTTTGTTAAATACTTCACCATTTCTTCGGCGATTGTATAACCGATTTTATTAGGATTCTGGGCTACGTCTGCGAACCAGTATTTACCGTCAACAGGGTCAAGAATTGCCTTGTGTGCTTCGGGGTTAGCGTCAAATCCGATCATCTTTGTAGTTGCACCGGCGGCCTTTATTGCAGCAAGAGCACCTATACACGCAGGATCTCCGACAGTGAAGACTACGGCCATATCAGGATAACTAATTAAAGCGTCGCTCATTAAGTTTTGTGCTATATCGGCTTGTCCCTGATAATTTCCGATATTTACAATGTTTAATTTGTATTTATCCTTGTTGGCATTCATGACGCTCATCCAGCCGTTTTCTCGGTCTATGCAGCTTTGAGGCTCAGGATAACCGATAATTCCTACTGTTGCGCCCTCCTTGAGTCCGAGTCTGTCTAATTCTGCAATTGTAGCTTCTCCGCCGACGACTCCGCCCTGATAGTTATCAGTACCGACAAAGCACTTAATAACTTTTGTGAGTTCTGAAGTGCAGTCAAATGTGAACATCGGGACTCCTTCTGCATTAGCTGCCTCGATTGCATTAGTACACGCGACAGGTTCATTACAGGCAAGAGAAATAGCGTCCATCCCGTCAACTACGAGGCTTTCAATACGTTCTGTAGCAAGAGCTCCGGATAATTCACTCTCAAGCACAACCGCTGTAAATCCCATTTCTTTGGCCGCTGCT
Protein-coding sequences here:
- a CDS encoding substrate-binding domain-containing protein; amino-acid sequence: MKKFIAFLLVLVMMSFSCVSFAAGKDVKDLKLGFILGSREHAFYLEIEKGILAAAKEMGFTAVVLESELSGALATERIESLVVDGMDAISLACNEPVACTNAIEAANAEGVPMFTFDCTSELTKVIKCFVGTDNYQGGVVGGEATIAELDRLGLKEGATVGIIGYPEPQSCIDRENGWMSVMNANKDKYKLNIVNIGNYQGQADIAQNLMSDALISYPDMAVVFTVGDPACIGALAAIKAAGATTKMIGFDANPEAHKAILDPVDGKYWFADVAQNPNKIGYTIAEEMVKYLTKGSVDKPVILIAPYLVDASNAVAQ